One part of the Arthrobacter tumbae genome encodes these proteins:
- a CDS encoding LysE family transporter gives MTLSIWLALVGAQALISFTPGAGAVNTMSNSLTVGFRRSMWGILGQQVALLVHIAVVAAGVGLLVAGSPLAFSIIRYAGAAYLVYLGIRKFLEPLVPAEQAATLHAEGAASMFRRGLWVNLLNPKAIVFFLAFVPQFIRPEQELFGQYGVLAGTVVVIDVLVMWLFFAAAARSFSRFTSGPRGQRVLNRTFGTLFVAVGALLAFA, from the coding sequence GTGACCCTTTCGATTTGGCTGGCGCTGGTCGGCGCCCAGGCGCTGATCAGTTTCACCCCGGGCGCCGGAGCCGTCAACACCATGAGCAACTCGCTCACCGTCGGGTTCCGCCGCTCCATGTGGGGCATCCTCGGCCAGCAGGTGGCACTGCTGGTACACATCGCCGTCGTCGCCGCAGGGGTTGGCCTCCTGGTCGCCGGGTCTCCGCTGGCGTTCAGCATCATCCGCTACGCGGGTGCCGCCTACCTGGTGTACCTCGGCATCCGGAAGTTCCTTGAGCCTCTGGTGCCGGCCGAGCAGGCAGCCACGCTCCATGCCGAAGGCGCTGCGTCGATGTTCCGCCGCGGCCTGTGGGTGAACCTGCTCAATCCCAAGGCGATCGTGTTTTTCCTCGCGTTCGTCCCCCAATTCATCCGGCCCGAGCAGGAGCTTTTCGGCCAGTACGGTGTGCTGGCGGGAACCGTCGTCGTTATTGATGTTCTGGTGATGTGGCTGTTCTTCGCCGCCGCTGCCCGTTCCTTCAGCCGGTTCACCAGCGGCCCGCGCGGGCAACGCGTCCTCAACCGCACTTTCGGCACGCTGTTCGTGGCCGTGGGTGCGCTGCTGGCATTCGCCTGA
- a CDS encoding chorismate-binding protein: MAHKFANAVVPLIIAVDGRSGAGKTTLAVELAALLREHHTVSLFHLEDIYPGWDGLADGMERYVRTVLTPLASGRPARWTAWDWTANDDGGTRLTQPADIVVVEGVGAACEAARELLDVVVWIDADDTLRRTSALARDGDTYTPFWQRWSEQEERWLAADRPAPHADLLVQGHRGNSVPDQLRRALAGLPQCESLMSMERAARRGLTLQVETVGGCPDAAGVFSALYGGSEAAAWLDSSAAQDPQGRSRFSILADDGGRFGQVARHTSGVTMVSSGPVTARIAGPFFRWLDGVWGRRAVRPPEDYPGPFALGWLGYLGYELKRETGGSAPVHAHSSSSVPDASLLFAGRAVVLDHREQRTYLLTLSDGSRDADADAWLERARAVVLFGGTAPALDNPVSAPRPLGAPRFTSRDTREPYLEKIRAAKAEITDGNSYEVCLTTALTAREEAPLDPFGTYLALRDANPAPFAHYFSFPEFAVASTSPERFLRLDSAGGMRAEPIKGTRRRSKDPAEDAALQEDLRTSTKDRAENIMIVDLLRNDLSHLAVPGTVTVTRLCDIETYATVHQMVSTIDARLRPGSSRAEAVAAAFPAGSMTGAPKISTMAILDRLEERPRGIYAGAAGYFSLDGAADLAVVIRTLLMEDDDGGTRLTLGVGGAITADSDPAEEWDEVRTKAFGVLSALGSSFPD; the protein is encoded by the coding sequence ATGGCTCACAAGTTCGCGAACGCCGTCGTTCCGCTCATCATTGCCGTGGACGGCCGATCCGGGGCGGGCAAAACAACCCTCGCCGTTGAGCTTGCCGCGCTGCTGCGCGAACACCACACCGTCAGCCTGTTTCACCTCGAGGACATCTATCCCGGTTGGGACGGCCTTGCCGACGGCATGGAGCGGTACGTCCGCACGGTGCTTACCCCGCTGGCCTCCGGACGGCCTGCCCGGTGGACGGCCTGGGACTGGACAGCGAACGACGACGGCGGCACCCGCCTCACGCAGCCCGCTGACATTGTGGTGGTCGAGGGCGTGGGTGCGGCGTGCGAAGCCGCCCGGGAACTGCTCGATGTGGTGGTGTGGATCGACGCCGATGACACTCTTCGCCGGACCAGTGCACTCGCACGCGACGGCGATACCTACACGCCGTTCTGGCAGCGCTGGTCCGAACAGGAAGAGCGGTGGCTCGCGGCCGACCGCCCCGCACCCCACGCTGACCTGCTGGTTCAGGGCCATCGCGGCAACTCCGTTCCGGACCAGCTTCGTCGTGCCCTGGCGGGACTGCCGCAGTGTGAATCGCTGATGTCCATGGAGCGTGCGGCACGGAGAGGTCTCACGCTGCAGGTCGAAACCGTCGGAGGGTGTCCGGACGCCGCGGGCGTTTTCTCCGCCCTGTACGGGGGATCCGAGGCGGCTGCCTGGCTGGACAGCTCCGCCGCCCAGGACCCGCAAGGCCGCAGCCGCTTCTCGATCTTGGCCGACGACGGCGGCAGGTTCGGGCAGGTTGCCCGGCACACCTCCGGCGTCACCATGGTCAGCAGCGGCCCGGTTACTGCCCGGATTGCTGGTCCATTTTTCCGCTGGTTGGACGGTGTGTGGGGCCGCCGCGCCGTCCGGCCGCCGGAGGACTATCCCGGACCGTTTGCCCTCGGCTGGCTGGGCTACCTCGGCTACGAGTTGAAGCGTGAAACCGGCGGTTCCGCTCCTGTGCATGCGCACAGTTCCAGCTCGGTTCCGGATGCTTCACTGCTTTTCGCGGGCCGCGCCGTCGTCCTTGACCACCGGGAACAGCGAACCTACCTGCTGACCCTGAGCGACGGCTCCCGCGACGCTGACGCCGATGCGTGGCTGGAACGGGCCCGCGCCGTCGTGCTTTTCGGGGGTACTGCTCCGGCGTTGGACAATCCGGTGAGTGCTCCGCGCCCACTGGGAGCACCGCGCTTCACCTCGCGGGATACACGGGAGCCCTATCTGGAGAAGATCCGCGCGGCCAAGGCGGAAATCACGGACGGCAACTCGTACGAGGTGTGCCTGACGACGGCCCTGACCGCCCGGGAGGAAGCGCCACTGGATCCGTTCGGCACCTACCTCGCTCTGCGCGACGCCAATCCCGCACCGTTTGCGCACTACTTCAGCTTCCCGGAATTCGCCGTCGCGAGCACGTCGCCGGAGCGGTTCCTGCGGCTGGACTCGGCGGGCGGAATGCGCGCCGAACCGATCAAGGGAACCCGGCGCCGGTCCAAGGACCCGGCCGAGGACGCCGCCCTGCAGGAGGATCTGCGCACCAGCACGAAGGACCGGGCCGAGAACATCATGATCGTGGACCTGCTCCGCAATGACCTCTCCCATCTCGCAGTCCCCGGAACCGTGACGGTGACCCGCTTGTGCGATATCGAAACGTACGCCACGGTCCACCAGATGGTGAGCACGATCGACGCGCGTCTCCGGCCCGGTTCCTCCCGTGCCGAAGCCGTCGCCGCAGCATTTCCGGCCGGTTCAATGACGGGTGCGCCGAAGATCAGCACCATGGCGATCCTGGACCGGCTGGAGGAAAGACCCCGCGGCATCTATGCCGGTGCCGCCGGCTACTTCTCCCTCGATGGGGCGGCGGACCTCGCCGTCGTCATCCGCACCCTCCTGATGGAGGACGACGACGGCGGCACCCGCCTCACGCTGGGGGTGGGCGGCGCGATCACTGCGGATTCCGACCCCGCCGAGGAGTGGGACGAGGTCCGGACAAAAGCGTTCGGGGTGCTGTCCGCGCTGGGCTCGTCCTTTCCCGACTGA
- a CDS encoding aminodeoxychorismate lyase gives MSVLVFLDSACPDGRIADAAQPQLMVTDTGITRGDGIFETMLAVNGAPRKLQAHLARLATSAAALELNVPSSDAWERAITTALTEADDDGELVVKLVATRGEPAAGATAWVQVSAVPDGLRGQRLSVLLLDRGYDSTVAQRAPWLLMGAKTLSYAVNMAAVRYARSRGADDVIFTSSDGKVLEGPTSTVLIARVIDGVKHLITPQLESGILPGTSQGALFTAASEAGWELGYGPLVPPDLFVSDGVWLISSVRLLAEVGSIDGTPVTVSPELTDELSGLVESVS, from the coding sequence ATGAGTGTTCTGGTGTTCCTCGACTCCGCCTGTCCCGATGGCCGCATCGCTGACGCAGCACAGCCGCAGCTGATGGTCACCGACACCGGGATCACCCGGGGTGACGGCATCTTTGAGACCATGCTCGCCGTCAACGGCGCTCCCCGGAAACTGCAGGCACACCTCGCCCGGCTGGCGACGTCCGCCGCCGCGCTGGAACTCAACGTCCCGTCGTCGGACGCCTGGGAACGTGCCATCACCACCGCGCTTACCGAAGCCGACGACGACGGTGAACTCGTGGTCAAGCTCGTAGCCACCCGTGGCGAACCAGCCGCGGGAGCCACCGCGTGGGTCCAGGTGTCCGCCGTACCGGACGGGCTGCGCGGACAGCGGCTGTCGGTCCTCCTGCTTGACCGCGGCTACGACAGCACCGTCGCCCAGCGTGCTCCGTGGCTGCTGATGGGAGCCAAGACCCTCTCCTACGCGGTGAACATGGCGGCGGTCCGCTATGCCCGTTCGCGCGGCGCCGATGATGTCATCTTCACCTCGTCCGACGGCAAGGTCCTCGAGGGCCCGACGTCGACCGTCCTGATCGCGCGGGTAATCGACGGGGTCAAGCACCTCATCACGCCGCAGCTGGAGAGCGGAATCCTGCCCGGCACCTCCCAGGGCGCACTGTTTACCGCTGCGAGCGAGGCTGGCTGGGAGTTGGGTTACGGTCCGCTGGTGCCACCAGACCTGTTCGTCTCTGACGGCGTCTGGCTGATCTCGAGCGTGCGTCTGCTCGCCGAGGTCGGGTCCATCGACGGAACGCCGGTGACGGTCTCGCCGGAGCTGACCGACGAATTGAGCGGTCTCGTGGAGTCCGTCTCCTAG
- a CDS encoding rhodanese-like domain-containing protein produces the protein MTSHSTPHSRTQSRPVGGYAGDITPRDAVERVSKGAVLVDVRTVEEWQAVGVPDLTDAGTVPLFLEWNRSDGTRNVSFLNQLNGLKGRELLFLCRSGVRSVAAAQNATAAGHTAYNVLHGFEADGGWRSSGLATTVHTETTHSETTGPTGAALPAADRDDAGE, from the coding sequence GTGACATCGCATTCCACCCCCCATTCCCGGACACAGTCCCGGCCCGTCGGCGGTTACGCCGGCGACATCACTCCCCGTGATGCCGTTGAGCGCGTCAGCAAGGGCGCCGTACTCGTGGATGTGCGCACGGTTGAGGAGTGGCAGGCAGTCGGCGTCCCCGACCTCACCGACGCCGGGACCGTACCTCTCTTCCTCGAGTGGAACCGCTCCGACGGCACCCGCAACGTCTCTTTCCTCAACCAGCTGAACGGCCTCAAGGGCCGTGAGCTGCTTTTCCTGTGCCGCTCGGGCGTCCGCTCCGTGGCCGCAGCGCAGAACGCAACCGCTGCCGGTCACACTGCGTACAACGTGCTGCACGGCTTCGAGGCCGACGGCGGCTGGCGCTCCAGCGGCCTGGCCACCACAGTGCATACCGAAACCACGCATTCAGAGACCACAGGACCGACCGGCGCTGCCCTGCCGGCAGCGGACCGTGACGACGCCGGTGAGTGA
- a CDS encoding O-succinylhomoserine sulfhydrylase, which yields MQRPDDDVAAWSSDTLAVRGGLARSNFEETSEALFLNSGFVYSSAAAAEAAFTGEVDRFVYSRYGNPTVAMFQERLRLLEGAEACFATASGMSAVFTALGALLAAGDRVVASRSLFGSCFVILNEVLPRWGVETVFVDGWDLSQWEEALSVPTTAVFFESPSNPMQEIVDIRAVVELGHAAGAQVVVDNVFATPLLQRCTELGADVVVYSGTKHMDGQGRVLGGAILGRRNFIEGPVKALMRHTGPALSSFNAWTLLKGLETLSLRVNHSSSSALTLARWLETQPAVNWVRYPLLESHPQFDLAAAQMTAGGTVVTFELDAPEGKAKERAFALLDALSIIDISNNLGDSKTLITHPATTTHRAMGPGGRAAIGLSDGVIRLSVGLEDVTDLQTDLARALASA from the coding sequence ATCCAACGCCCGGACGACGACGTCGCCGCCTGGTCCTCCGACACCCTTGCGGTGCGTGGCGGGCTGGCACGGTCCAACTTCGAGGAGACGTCCGAGGCACTCTTTCTGAACTCGGGCTTCGTGTATTCCTCCGCTGCGGCGGCGGAGGCGGCCTTCACCGGCGAGGTGGACCGGTTTGTGTACTCCCGGTACGGGAACCCGACTGTCGCCATGTTCCAGGAACGACTCCGCCTGCTCGAGGGAGCGGAGGCGTGTTTCGCCACCGCCAGCGGCATGTCCGCCGTCTTCACCGCACTCGGTGCACTCCTCGCGGCCGGTGACCGGGTAGTTGCCTCCCGCAGCCTGTTCGGCTCCTGCTTTGTCATCCTGAACGAGGTCCTGCCCCGCTGGGGCGTGGAGACAGTCTTCGTGGACGGCTGGGACCTGAGCCAGTGGGAGGAAGCGCTGAGCGTTCCCACCACCGCGGTGTTCTTCGAATCGCCGTCCAATCCCATGCAGGAGATCGTCGACATCCGGGCGGTCGTCGAGCTCGGCCATGCCGCCGGGGCGCAGGTCGTCGTCGACAATGTCTTCGCCACACCGCTGCTGCAGCGGTGTACGGAACTGGGTGCCGACGTCGTCGTCTATTCCGGCACCAAACACATGGATGGGCAGGGGCGGGTGCTGGGCGGCGCAATCCTCGGCCGCAGGAACTTCATCGAGGGTCCAGTGAAGGCGCTCATGCGCCACACCGGGCCAGCGCTGTCCTCATTCAATGCATGGACCCTGCTCAAGGGACTGGAAACGCTTTCGCTGCGGGTCAACCACTCCTCGTCCTCGGCGCTGACCCTGGCCCGCTGGCTGGAAACCCAACCGGCAGTAAACTGGGTGCGCTACCCGCTGCTCGAATCCCACCCGCAGTTTGATCTCGCTGCCGCCCAGATGACAGCAGGCGGCACCGTGGTGACGTTTGAACTGGACGCACCCGAGGGGAAGGCGAAGGAGCGCGCCTTCGCGCTGCTCGATGCGCTGAGCATCATCGATATCTCCAATAACCTGGGCGATTCGAAGACGCTGATCACCCACCCGGCCACCACCACGCACCGTGCGATGGGTCCCGGAGGGCGCGCGGCGATCGGCTTGTCCGACGGCGTGATCCGGCTCTCGGTGGGCCTTGAGGACGTGACCGATCTGCAGACGGACCTCGCACGGGCGCTCGCCTCCGCCTGA
- a CDS encoding COG4315 family predicted lipoprotein, with product MSKAMRVLFAVIAVCLLALTGCGGSTSTETETDAPAAETTAAAEPTSAEPTEAETTAASEEPSGEAAAGGTVGTPLGVAESELGEIVVDAEGMVVYYFTNDEPDSGVSACEGGCLEAWPPVLSDSETPEVEGVTGEVGTIETPDGDLQITINGMPIYYFAEDEAPGDTNGQGANEVWYVVAPDGTMIQ from the coding sequence ATGAGTAAAGCAATGCGTGTCCTGTTCGCCGTCATCGCTGTTTGCCTGTTGGCGCTGACCGGCTGTGGCGGCTCCACCTCGACCGAGACTGAGACCGACGCCCCAGCCGCAGAAACCACTGCAGCAGCAGAACCGACCAGCGCGGAACCCACGGAGGCGGAGACAACCGCGGCTTCGGAGGAACCATCCGGCGAGGCAGCGGCCGGCGGAACCGTCGGCACCCCGCTCGGTGTCGCGGAATCCGAGCTGGGTGAGATCGTCGTCGACGCCGAGGGCATGGTGGTTTACTACTTCACCAATGACGAACCAGACTCCGGAGTGAGCGCCTGTGAGGGCGGCTGCCTTGAAGCCTGGCCGCCGGTGCTCAGCGACAGCGAGACCCCTGAAGTGGAAGGCGTTACGGGCGAAGTGGGCACCATCGAAACACCCGACGGAGATCTGCAGATCACGATCAACGGCATGCCGATCTACTACTTCGCCGAAGATGAGGCTCCGGGCGACACCAACGGCCAGGGCGCCAACGAGGTGTGGTACGTCGTGGCACCGGACGGCACGATGATCCAGTAA
- a CDS encoding sigma-70 family RNA polymerase sigma factor, which produces MADGQADWLGVIRDNHLRPLRRFVRRLTADAFLADEVVQLTLLRAWEHPVMRGHSELEIRAWLFVVARNILVDSFRSGFRRHEFDVDEVPDTPSDDEVEQLLTSWLLTDALNELSPEHRDVVLHFYFRGETAAEISRALSIPEGTVKSRLHYALRSLKSALLARDVASSG; this is translated from the coding sequence ATGGCCGATGGACAGGCTGACTGGCTGGGTGTCATTAGGGATAACCACCTGCGCCCGCTGCGGCGCTTCGTCCGCCGCCTGACAGCGGACGCCTTCCTGGCTGACGAGGTGGTCCAGCTGACCCTGCTGCGGGCCTGGGAGCATCCGGTCATGCGGGGTCACAGCGAGCTCGAGATCCGCGCCTGGCTCTTCGTTGTTGCCCGGAACATCCTCGTGGACTCGTTCCGCAGCGGCTTCCGCCGCCACGAGTTCGATGTGGACGAGGTTCCGGATACTCCTTCCGATGACGAGGTGGAGCAGCTCCTGACGTCCTGGCTGCTGACCGATGCGCTGAACGAACTCTCGCCCGAACACCGCGACGTGGTACTCCACTTCTACTTCCGCGGGGAGACAGCGGCGGAGATCTCACGGGCCCTTTCCATACCGGAGGGAACCGTGAAATCCCGCCTGCACTACGCGTTGCGCTCCCTCAAGAGCGCGCTGCTTGCCCGGGACGTGGCCTCAAGCGGTTAG
- a CDS encoding energy-coupling factor transporter transmembrane component T family protein, which translates to MSIDVVNPAITGKVLPRANPLSKLFAALVITVVVMLSVDWVSAGVVLGSELLLLPLLGISVRRLFLRTWPFVVAAVVAAYGTALLAEKTGRVLLEFGPVLFTEDSVNAGLAIGLRGLAIALPGLFLLTTTDPTDLADALAQRLKAPHRFVLGALAGMRLVGLLFDEWRTLGLARHARGVGHEGNPAARFGHFLGQAFGLMVQAIRRATRLAVAMEARGFGAGPRTWARESTFSRVDVVVVLVGVLIAALAVTAAVFAGTWNFILG; encoded by the coding sequence GTGAGCATTGACGTGGTGAACCCGGCAATCACCGGGAAGGTGCTTCCGAGGGCCAACCCGCTCTCGAAACTTTTTGCCGCTCTGGTGATCACCGTCGTCGTCATGCTCAGTGTCGACTGGGTGAGTGCCGGCGTCGTGCTTGGAAGTGAACTGCTGCTGCTCCCGTTGCTCGGCATCAGCGTGCGGAGGCTGTTCCTGAGGACGTGGCCGTTTGTCGTCGCGGCGGTCGTCGCCGCGTACGGCACCGCGCTGCTGGCGGAAAAGACCGGCCGGGTTCTTCTTGAGTTCGGCCCGGTTCTCTTCACGGAAGATTCAGTCAACGCCGGGCTCGCGATCGGGCTGCGTGGGCTCGCGATCGCGCTTCCCGGACTGTTCCTGCTGACCACCACTGACCCGACGGACCTTGCCGACGCGCTGGCGCAGCGGCTGAAGGCGCCGCACCGGTTTGTGCTGGGAGCACTCGCAGGGATGCGGCTGGTCGGCCTGCTGTTCGACGAGTGGCGGACGCTTGGCCTCGCCAGGCACGCCCGCGGCGTGGGGCATGAGGGGAATCCGGCCGCACGGTTCGGTCATTTTCTCGGGCAGGCGTTCGGACTCATGGTCCAGGCCATCCGCAGGGCCACCCGCCTGGCCGTGGCCATGGAGGCACGCGGTTTCGGAGCCGGTCCGCGCACCTGGGCCAGGGAAAGCACCTTCAGCCGGGTGGACGTCGTCGTCGTGCTGGTGGGCGTGCTGATCGCAGCGCTCGCCGTGACCGCGGCGGTCTTCGCCGGCACCTGGAACTTCATTCTCGGCTAG
- a CDS encoding ABC transporter ATP-binding protein translates to MAPTAAPAPASITARGWGWRHPGRTRWAVRDIHLTIEAGQRVLLLGASGAGKSTLLHGLAGVLGDQDEGEQTGELTIDGVRPAAARGRSGLVLQDPDSQLVLARVGDEVAFGAENLAVPRKDIWPRVRQSLDDVGLDVPLNHSTTALSGGQKQRLALAAVLAMQPGLMLLDEPTANLDPAGVLDVRDAVVRVLNRTSATLVVVEHRVEVWADVVDRVVVLDSDGGILADGEPAAVLRHEATRARLVEAGVWVPGYRPETPTVRTGSGTDLLQASGLSVARTKRGPAVLSGVDLTLQQAEAVSVLGPNGAGKSTLALTLAGLLRPRKGELSALDPLARGAGAKPFEWKSADLVSRIGTVFQEPEHQFLTNSVREELEFGPRRVARLTEEEVRRRIYPIAERLRLTGLLKANPFTLSGGEKRRLSVATMLATNPDILILDEPTFGQDANTWAELVTLLAELIHAGTCVVSVTHDRDYTAALGSCVVAVDGASATLEAAA, encoded by the coding sequence ATGGCACCCACGGCGGCGCCCGCCCCGGCGTCGATCACCGCAAGGGGTTGGGGATGGCGTCACCCCGGCCGGACACGCTGGGCAGTCCGCGATATCCACCTGACGATCGAGGCCGGGCAGCGCGTCCTTCTCCTCGGCGCGTCCGGTGCCGGCAAGTCCACGCTTCTGCACGGACTTGCCGGGGTCCTGGGCGATCAGGACGAGGGCGAGCAGACCGGCGAACTTACTATCGACGGCGTCAGGCCGGCTGCTGCACGCGGCCGGTCCGGGCTGGTCCTTCAGGACCCGGACAGCCAACTGGTGCTCGCCCGGGTCGGTGACGAAGTGGCGTTCGGAGCCGAAAATCTGGCAGTGCCACGGAAAGACATCTGGCCACGCGTGCGTCAGTCGCTGGACGACGTCGGCCTGGATGTCCCACTGAACCACTCCACCACCGCGCTCTCCGGCGGCCAGAAGCAGCGGCTCGCGCTTGCGGCAGTCCTCGCGATGCAACCCGGGTTGATGCTCCTCGATGAGCCGACCGCCAACCTGGACCCCGCCGGGGTGTTGGATGTGCGCGATGCCGTTGTCCGCGTACTCAACCGAACCTCCGCGACGCTCGTTGTGGTGGAGCACCGGGTGGAGGTCTGGGCTGACGTGGTGGACCGGGTAGTGGTGCTCGATTCCGACGGCGGCATCCTCGCTGACGGGGAACCGGCTGCAGTGCTCCGGCACGAGGCCACACGCGCCAGGCTCGTTGAGGCAGGGGTCTGGGTGCCGGGTTACCGGCCGGAGACCCCAACGGTACGTACCGGCTCCGGAACGGACCTGCTGCAGGCGTCCGGGCTATCCGTCGCGCGCACCAAGCGCGGGCCGGCGGTTCTCAGCGGCGTCGACCTCACCCTGCAACAGGCGGAAGCAGTCAGCGTGTTGGGTCCGAACGGTGCCGGAAAATCCACGCTCGCGCTCACCCTCGCCGGGTTGCTCCGCCCCCGCAAAGGTGAACTCTCAGCCCTGGATCCGCTCGCCCGCGGAGCGGGGGCCAAACCATTCGAGTGGAAGTCCGCCGATCTGGTCAGCCGGATCGGTACGGTCTTCCAGGAGCCCGAACACCAGTTCCTGACCAACTCCGTTCGTGAGGAACTGGAGTTCGGCCCGCGGCGGGTGGCCAGGCTCACGGAGGAAGAAGTACGACGGCGGATCTATCCCATTGCTGAGCGGCTCCGGCTCACGGGGCTGCTGAAAGCGAATCCGTTCACGCTGTCCGGCGGCGAAAAGCGACGGCTGTCCGTTGCGACGATGCTTGCCACCAACCCGGACATCCTTATCCTCGATGAGCCCACCTTCGGTCAGGACGCCAACACCTGGGCCGAGCTGGTGACCCTGCTCGCCGAACTCATCCACGCGGGAACCTGCGTGGTCTCCGTTACCCATGACCGTGACTACACCGCGGCGCTCGGAAGTTGTGTGGTGGCCGTTGACGGCGCGTCCGCAACGCTGGAGGCTGCGGCGTGA
- a CDS encoding ECF transporter S component has translation MTATQSVTPSQSRRRYEWRVVDIVVASVIAVAVGVIFFAWSAGYSGIAAVTAAFPPLAGLYSGGWLIAGVLGGLIIRKPGAAIYCEVLAAAVSALIGTQFGMAVLLSGLVQGLGAELIFALFLYRRWNIGVALLAGLGAGLALAISENIMYNVEWALEYKLMYGVFAAISGVVLAGLLPWLATRGLAKTGALSAFAAGRTADV, from the coding sequence ATGACTGCAACACAGAGCGTTACACCGTCCCAATCCCGGCGCCGCTATGAGTGGCGTGTCGTCGATATCGTGGTCGCCTCAGTCATCGCGGTGGCCGTGGGCGTCATCTTCTTCGCCTGGTCTGCCGGTTACAGCGGCATTGCCGCGGTGACAGCTGCATTCCCGCCTCTCGCCGGGCTGTACTCAGGCGGCTGGCTCATCGCCGGGGTGCTGGGCGGACTCATCATCCGCAAGCCCGGCGCTGCCATCTACTGCGAGGTGCTCGCGGCCGCTGTGTCGGCGCTGATCGGAACCCAGTTCGGTATGGCGGTGCTGCTCTCCGGCCTGGTTCAGGGCCTTGGCGCTGAACTGATCTTCGCACTTTTCCTTTATCGGCGGTGGAATATCGGGGTGGCGCTCCTCGCGGGACTGGGCGCCGGACTTGCCCTCGCCATCAGCGAAAACATCATGTACAACGTCGAATGGGCTCTTGAGTACAAGCTGATGTATGGAGTCTTCGCCGCCATCTCCGGCGTAGTGCTCGCGGGTCTGCTGCCGTGGCTCGCCACCCGGGGGCTCGCGAAGACCGGTGCCCTGTCAGCCTTCGCCGCGGGCCGCACGGCAGACGTCTAG
- a CDS encoding DUF4235 domain-containing protein: MNAIFKLMGVGLGIGAGLIGTQLVDFIWKRVTGNEPPKDVEGLENTLRSALIFAIISGSVSTTIRVLTNRTTQRAIHRYERTRHLT, from the coding sequence ATGAACGCGATCTTCAAACTGATGGGCGTTGGACTGGGCATTGGGGCGGGCCTCATAGGCACGCAGCTGGTGGACTTCATCTGGAAGCGGGTCACCGGAAACGAGCCTCCGAAGGACGTGGAGGGCCTTGAGAACACGCTTCGGTCAGCGCTGATCTTCGCCATTATCTCGGGCAGTGTCAGCACCACCATCCGCGTGCTCACCAACCGCACCACCCAGCGGGCCATTCACCGCTACGAGCGCACGCGTCACCTCACCTAG